From the Prochlorococcus marinus str. AS9601 genome, the window AAAATATCTTTAAATACAACTAACAAGATGTCCGTTTGTTTAAGAGATGGAGAAATAATCCTAAGGATTGTTGCTTATCTTTTGATTTCTAATGACGAATCAGTTTTAGAAAAAAGTTGTTTGATGGATCTTAAAAATACTTATCTTGCTCTTGGTGTACCTTTAAGAAATGCAAGAAGGGTTTTTGAATTAATGCGAGATGCAACTATCTCTGATTTGAATTCAACAGTTAAAAAAATGCATGGAGACAAAGGCTTTCTTCCTAAATTAATATCTGAAACAGAGTTTCAATTTGAAAGGATAATTAATCTTTTAAACTAGTTAAATTCCTTATCTCTGAAGTATGTGACGTTTGTATTACTGAGTTATTTTCTAGATTTCGAATGGTAGAAAATCTGGATCTTACATGAGTGGACAAAAAGGAAATTCTTTCTTCGGAAACTGTTGATTTATAAATAGTTTTAATGTGTAAATTATTTTGTTCATCAACAAAATAATTGGATGATGAAATAAAGGATTCTGTATAACCTTTATTTCTTAAAACAATTCCTGAATTTTCATCTTTGGGTAAAAAAATCAGAATAGTTTCATCTCCCTCACGGATATCATGATTGTCCCAATCGCTAATAGCTTGCCAGTTTATAGAAATGGCTATGCTCTCTAGGTTTAAACTAAATTTATAATTTTTAAAAATTTCAACGACTTTTTTATTTTTTTTGTTGATATGTTTTATATATATTTTACTAGTTGAGTTTTCAAATTCCTGAAAAGCTAAAGTGTGCGTACTTCTAATAGATTTCCACTCTCCTATACTTTTATCAATGAATTGATTAATTATTGTTAGATTCTTCGTCAAGTTTATCTTCTACGGAATGATTTTCTGCTTTTTGTATCATTCTTACCATTGAATCCACCATTAATCTCTTTGCAGAAGTTACTTTTAATCCAGAAGGAGTAGTTGATATTTGTTCTCCAGGGCGATCATATGAAGTTGGTCTAAATGGAGTCATCTAATAACTTTAAAATTAATCGAACTCTATTCTTGCATGAATCATTATTTATATATTTATTGTT encodes:
- a CDS encoding phycobilisome protein: MSVSKDKQLLSADKKLNDLSNIKEFINSANSRLDAITSITNNSHAIAADAVTAMICENQDSLNSKISLNTTNKMSVCLRDGEIILRIVAYLLISNDESVLEKSCLMDLKNTYLALGVPLRNARRVFELMRDATISDLNSTVKKMHGDKGFLPKLISETEFQFERIINLLN
- a CDS encoding phycobiliprotein lyase, giving the protein MTKNLTIINQFIDKSIGEWKSIRSTHTLAFQEFENSTSKIYIKHINKKNKKVVEIFKNYKFSLNLESIAISINWQAISDWDNHDIREGDETILIFLPKDENSGIVLRNKGYTESFISSSNYFVDEQNNLHIKTIYKSTVSEERISFLSTHVRSRFSTIRNLENNSVIQTSHTSEIRNLTSLKD